The following are from one region of the Candidatus Obscuribacterales bacterium genome:
- a CDS encoding type II toxin-antitoxin system PemK/MazF family toxin, with protein sequence MSSKPPLYRKGDVVLVSFPYTTDEGSTQTKRRPAVIISADANNARLDDVLLVPLTSNTTRATREPTQVVVRMNTPEGQSAGLRLDSVIDCTVIATIPKTLLVNKIGVFPQDIMEKVDQCLMVAMSIGRPVLPDELVNIEEATQEG encoded by the coding sequence ATGTCCAGCAAACCGCCGTTATACAGAAAAGGCGATGTGGTCTTAGTTTCATTCCCTTACACGACAGATGAGGGATCGACGCAGACTAAGCGAAGACCTGCTGTGATTATTTCTGCTGATGCAAATAATGCGCGCCTTGATGATGTCTTGTTGGTCCCTTTAACGAGCAACACCACGCGCGCTACTCGCGAACCCACTCAAGTTGTTGTACGCATGAATACGCCGGAAGGGCAAAGCGCCGGACTGCGACTTGATAGCGTAATTGACTGTACTGTTATTGCCACCATTCCGAAAACACTTCTGGTAAACAAAATTGGTGTCTTTCCCCAGGACATAATGGAAAAGGTGGATCAATGCCTGATGGTGGCTATGTCCATAGGCCGCCCAGTATTGCCTGATGAACTTGTAAATATCGAAGAAGCAACGCAGGAAGGCTAG
- a CDS encoding acyl-CoA carboxylase subunit beta, with amino-acid sequence METTKLEPNQELLERRKQAGHISKEAEKKRHQEGKLTAKERIEKLVDPGSFVELDRFAVHQATHFGMERKKAVGDGVITGQATIDGRPVYLFAHDSTFLGGALGQAFARKVCKIMDLAVQAGVPVIGLNESGGARIQEGVASLAGYADIFYRNVQASGVVPQISAIYGSCAGGAVYSPAVTDFTLMVRDKGFMFITGPEVVKAVTGEEVTFEELGGALVHNTKSGVAQLLADNEENSFFLIRKLLSYLPSNNLDSPPALPLIGDETPAGLKELDNFVPADTTKPYDMHEVITRIFDRGEFFEIAPHHAANIITGFARLDGQVVALVANQPKVLAGTLDIDASVKAARFIRFCDAFNIPLITFVDVPGYLPGKNLEHNGIIRHGAKLLYAYCEATVPKLTVITRKAYGGAFDVMGSKNVGGDLNLAWPTAEIAVMGADGAVKILYRKELETADKGRAQELSAQYKARFNNPYIAAELGYVDDVCLPSETRDILIKALSVQQNKRAKRPARKHGNIPL; translated from the coding sequence ATGGAAACGACAAAACTTGAGCCCAACCAAGAATTACTAGAACGCCGCAAGCAGGCGGGGCACATAAGCAAAGAAGCTGAAAAGAAACGCCATCAAGAAGGCAAATTAACAGCGAAGGAACGCATTGAGAAATTGGTTGACCCAGGCTCCTTTGTCGAACTCGATAGATTCGCCGTGCACCAGGCAACGCACTTCGGTATGGAGCGCAAGAAAGCCGTCGGCGACGGAGTAATAACCGGACAAGCAACGATAGACGGACGTCCTGTTTATCTTTTTGCGCACGACTCCACATTTTTAGGTGGAGCATTAGGACAAGCATTTGCCCGCAAAGTCTGCAAAATAATGGATTTGGCGGTACAAGCAGGCGTGCCTGTAATTGGTCTTAATGAAAGCGGCGGCGCGCGCATTCAAGAAGGTGTCGCCAGTCTTGCAGGCTACGCTGATATCTTCTATCGCAATGTGCAAGCCTCCGGAGTCGTACCACAAATATCTGCAATTTACGGCTCGTGTGCAGGCGGCGCTGTCTATAGTCCGGCGGTGACAGATTTCACCCTCATGGTGCGCGATAAAGGCTTTATGTTTATCACCGGCCCGGAAGTCGTCAAAGCTGTTACTGGCGAAGAAGTTACTTTCGAAGAATTAGGTGGAGCACTGGTACACAACACGAAATCAGGTGTTGCACAGTTGCTTGCAGACAACGAGGAAAACTCCTTTTTCCTAATTCGCAAATTGCTTTCCTATTTGCCCAGCAATAACTTAGACAGCCCTCCGGCATTGCCTTTAATAGGCGATGAGACACCGGCAGGGTTGAAAGAGCTGGACAACTTTGTACCGGCGGATACAACCAAGCCTTATGACATGCATGAGGTCATCACAAGAATTTTCGACCGCGGCGAATTTTTCGAAATTGCCCCGCACCACGCCGCAAATATCATTACCGGATTTGCTCGACTGGATGGGCAAGTTGTGGCACTGGTTGCCAATCAACCAAAAGTGCTCGCCGGTACTTTGGATATCGACGCATCAGTAAAAGCTGCCCGCTTTATTCGTTTTTGCGATGCCTTCAACATTCCACTCATTACGTTTGTCGATGTGCCTGGTTATTTGCCTGGCAAAAATCTCGAACACAACGGAATAATTAGACACGGAGCCAAGCTTCTCTACGCTTACTGCGAAGCGACTGTTCCTAAATTGACAGTTATCACTCGCAAAGCATATGGCGGCGCATTCGATGTGATGGGCTCCAAAAATGTCGGCGGAGACTTGAACCTTGCCTGGCCGACTGCAGAGATTGCCGTTATGGGTGCCGATGGCGCAGTCAAAATTCTCTATCGCAAAGAATTGGAGACCGCCGATAAAGGTCGCGCGCAAGAGTTATCCGCACAGTACAAAGCCCGCTTCAACAATCCCTACATCGCCGCTGAATTAGGCTATGTAGATGATGTTTGCTTGCCGTCTGAAACGAGGGACATTTTGATCAAGGCATTATCTGTACAACAAAACAAACGCGCCAAAAGACCCGCCCGGAAGCACGGTAATATACCTTTGTAA
- a CDS encoding cobalamin B12-binding domain-containing protein, which translates to MVVVSNQLGMQPVSGKIRVLIGKPGLDGHDRGAKVVARALRDAGMEVIYTGLHRSPEEIVETAIQEDVDAIGLSVLSGAHMTVFPKVVKLLKEQGADDIVVFGGGIIPEEDRQELLRQGVFEIFVPGGATQRTIGFLKERFNSKHNNK; encoded by the coding sequence ATGGTAGTAGTAAGCAATCAATTAGGAATGCAGCCAGTGTCAGGGAAAATTCGTGTATTAATTGGCAAGCCAGGTCTTGATGGGCACGATAGAGGTGCCAAGGTAGTGGCCCGTGCATTAAGAGATGCGGGCATGGAGGTTATTTACACGGGGCTGCACCGCTCTCCTGAAGAGATAGTTGAGACGGCTATTCAGGAAGATGTGGATGCGATTGGACTGTCGGTGTTGTCCGGAGCCCATATGACCGTATTCCCTAAAGTGGTCAAGCTTTTAAAGGAGCAGGGAGCCGATGACATTGTTGTATTCGGTGGCGGCATTATCCCGGAAGAAGACAGACAAGAACTTTTAAGACAAGGCGTTTTTGAGATATTTGTGCCGGGTGGAGCAACCCAGCGGACTATTGGGTTTCTCAAGGAGCGCTTTAACTCCAAGCACAACAACAAATAA
- the trpS gene encoding tryptophan--tRNA ligase, whose amino-acid sequence MTQRTKLHPSTGTAPEPASGGSLIADVKPKAMRIMSGMRPTGRLHIGHYFGALTNWLELQQSYDAFFMIADWHALTTKYQDTSQITNSIWEIALDWFACGIDPDRAAVYVQSAVPEIAELHVLLSMISPQSWVEGEPGLKDMIRMLANDEEEARQKATYGLIGYPVLMTCDILAMKGNLVPVGKDQESHLEFARDVARKFNTLYGVDCFPEPQPKYTSTPLLKGVDGQKMGKSYNNDIKIADTEDDTIKKVKQMITDRTRIAKTDPGHTDLCEVPWPYYNLFANNMSMENPQLFLSDVKKQCENALIGCVDCKVRLAEMVNEFFAPIREKRERLAKDPDGVRKKLEHGNKKARLVAKQTLAEVREIMKLVDWHK is encoded by the coding sequence TTGACTCAGCGAACGAAATTACACCCGTCCACGGGTACTGCCCCTGAACCAGCTTCAGGCGGTAGTCTCATTGCCGATGTTAAACCGAAGGCAATGAGAATTATGTCCGGAATGCGTCCAACAGGACGCTTGCACATTGGGCATTATTTTGGTGCTTTGACGAATTGGCTTGAATTGCAGCAAAGCTATGATGCTTTCTTCATGATTGCTGATTGGCATGCATTGACCACAAAATACCAGGACACTTCTCAGATTACAAATAGCATCTGGGAAATTGCCCTTGATTGGTTTGCTTGCGGCATCGACCCTGATCGTGCCGCGGTCTATGTGCAGTCTGCAGTACCTGAAATAGCAGAGTTGCATGTTTTGCTGTCGATGATAAGTCCGCAAAGCTGGGTTGAAGGTGAGCCGGGACTCAAAGACATGATTCGCATGTTGGCCAATGACGAAGAAGAAGCTAGACAAAAGGCTACTTACGGACTCATTGGTTATCCTGTTTTGATGACTTGCGATATTTTGGCAATGAAGGGCAACCTTGTGCCTGTCGGAAAAGATCAAGAGTCACATTTAGAATTTGCTCGTGACGTAGCTCGGAAATTTAACACGCTTTACGGTGTGGATTGTTTCCCTGAGCCTCAACCAAAATACACATCAACTCCGTTGTTGAAGGGTGTAGATGGGCAGAAAATGGGCAAGTCATACAACAATGACATTAAGATTGCTGATACCGAAGATGATACCATCAAGAAAGTCAAGCAAATGATTACGGATCGCACTCGTATAGCGAAGACTGATCCTGGTCACACGGATTTGTGTGAGGTGCCATGGCCCTATTACAATCTGTTTGCGAATAACATGTCTATGGAAAATCCTCAACTCTTTTTGTCTGATGTCAAAAAACAGTGTGAGAATGCCCTCATCGGTTGCGTAGACTGCAAAGTCAGATTGGCTGAAATGGTCAACGAATTTTTTGCACCGATAAGAGAAAAGAGAGAAAGACTTGCCAAAGATCCTGACGGTGTACGCAAAAAACTAGAGCATGGTAACAAAAAGGCGCGCCTCGTAGCGAAGCAAACATTGGCTGAGGTACGCGAAATAATGAAGCTTGTCGACTGGCACAAGTAA
- a CDS encoding sigma-70 family RNA polymerase sigma factor, with amino-acid sequence MAILPTRGYSPQALNVLTEVKKGNKQALGEFVWQNQERFFAIALIASGNPDVAVDLTINAFGRANQAISHLNPKNMQGAVWPWLCQFIIESCADYHHQMGGQPARGGHPDPSMDGSGDLNWMEQANISSQRLKRCLSMIPQQERNTFILRQQLGLTYEQIAIVLNRSMEEVMGDLFRSRVLLFKCLCQRAS; translated from the coding sequence ATGGCAATTCTTCCGACACGAGGCTATTCTCCCCAAGCATTGAACGTCTTGACTGAGGTCAAGAAAGGCAATAAGCAAGCGCTTGGCGAATTTGTTTGGCAAAACCAAGAGCGGTTTTTCGCAATTGCACTTATCGCTTCAGGCAATCCTGACGTAGCAGTTGATTTGACTATCAATGCATTCGGCCGAGCCAATCAAGCAATTTCCCATTTAAATCCAAAAAACATGCAGGGTGCAGTTTGGCCCTGGCTATGTCAATTCATCATCGAATCATGCGCTGATTATCATCATCAGATGGGCGGACAGCCTGCAAGAGGCGGACATCCGGATCCAAGCATGGACGGCTCGGGTGATCTCAATTGGATGGAGCAAGCAAACATAAGCTCACAGCGTTTGAAGCGCTGCCTGAGCATGATTCCACAACAAGAACGAAATACATTTATTTTGCGTCAACAACTAGGACTTACGTACGAACAGATAGCAATCGTTTTAAACAGAAGCATGGAAGAAGTTATGGGAGACCTGTTCAGATCAAGGGTTCTCTTATTCAAATGCTTATGCCAGCGTGCATCTTGA
- a CDS encoding O-antigen ligase family protein gives MLNNLLLVETVLAYAYAASLPLTLSGSWVILVIGLVVWLAKCVIGKDKQALSSLPEAPFAIPLLIFIAAVFVSGLANGGIGEAGKSVWTLRSLIVYFWGYQLFRTRRQLVFNSLKVLLAITAVSGIWSAIQQLFNFHPFGYQWLQGTGFLSAPMAYAGQMQLFALVSLAFAVDQKKLSPKVWFNPYITAVFNCLGVLFAAERSAWLGFLAGVASLASLKSVRFFLKSAVVVALIGLLSYMFVPVVKQRLAPLTNWQQDVSTRVRLQIWQKSIEVWQSSPVFGVGITHFPRFDIPEAIVPGRSKDLNHAHSNYFQMLTCLGIVGTAAYLLLWLWVVVSLGRSYFALGDTTSSGELPERSLLLGLFAATVALLISGLFEYNFGTAQVRLAQWFLLSMYAGKNRTLKID, from the coding sequence ATGTTGAACAATTTACTGCTTGTCGAAACGGTGCTGGCTTACGCTTATGCAGCAAGTTTGCCGCTGACGTTATCCGGCTCTTGGGTGATTCTTGTAATCGGCCTAGTTGTCTGGTTGGCTAAGTGCGTAATTGGTAAAGACAAGCAGGCTTTGTCTTCGCTTCCAGAAGCACCGTTTGCTATTCCGCTTTTGATTTTCATTGCCGCTGTATTTGTATCGGGCTTAGCAAATGGCGGCATTGGTGAAGCAGGCAAGTCGGTTTGGACATTGAGATCGCTTATTGTCTACTTCTGGGGCTATCAGCTGTTTCGCACGAGAAGACAGCTGGTCTTCAATTCGCTCAAAGTGTTGCTGGCAATCACAGCGGTGTCTGGAATCTGGAGCGCTATTCAGCAACTTTTCAATTTTCATCCTTTTGGTTACCAGTGGTTGCAGGGCACAGGCTTTTTAAGTGCTCCCATGGCTTATGCAGGACAAATGCAGTTATTTGCACTTGTATCGCTTGCATTTGCTGTCGATCAAAAGAAGCTTTCGCCGAAAGTCTGGTTCAATCCGTATATCACAGCCGTCTTTAACTGCTTGGGCGTTTTGTTTGCCGCAGAGCGAAGTGCTTGGTTGGGATTTCTTGCCGGCGTTGCCTCCTTAGCCAGTCTCAAGTCTGTTCGCTTTTTCTTGAAGTCGGCTGTGGTTGTAGCTTTGATTGGTCTGCTTAGCTACATGTTTGTCCCTGTCGTTAAACAAAGACTTGCTCCTCTTACTAATTGGCAACAGGATGTAAGCACGCGAGTGCGCCTGCAAATCTGGCAGAAATCAATTGAGGTTTGGCAGTCCTCTCCGGTGTTTGGAGTGGGTATCACACACTTTCCACGCTTTGATATTCCGGAAGCCATTGTGCCCGGGCGTTCTAAGGATCTCAATCACGCTCACAGCAACTACTTCCAGATGTTGACCTGCCTTGGCATAGTGGGAACTGCAGCCTATTTACTGCTCTGGCTCTGGGTTGTTGTAAGTTTGGGTCGCAGTTACTTTGCCCTTGGTGATACCACATCTAGTGGCGAATTACCCGAGCGATCGCTTTTGCTGGGACTGTTTGCGGCTACTGTGGCTTTATTGATATCGGGTCTTTTCGAATATAACTTCGGTACTGCCCAAGTCCGCCTGGCTCAATGGTTCTTGCTTTCTATGTATGCCGGAAAGAACCGCACCTTGAAAATTGACTAA
- a CDS encoding sigma-70 family RNA polymerase sigma factor — translation MAARVTEEVTEDWSEQPLFEEAADAAAEEEEETPEVPEAAFTEDSVRLYLREIGRVKMVKPDEEIELARQIAKGDEKAKKKLIQANLRLVISIAKKYVNRGLPFQDLIQEGNVGLIRAAEKFDHTKGFKFSTYATWWIRQAISRGLADKSRTIRVPVHMVESINKMKKTSARLAQELGRKPTEAELSSAMDLPVNKIKEIIQADREPISMEMPLNRDEETYLGDLIEDNESARPDSTTEEELMRQDLNRMLSQLTPRERDIMHLRYGLEDGRQRTLEEVGRLFNITRERVRQIEHKAFRKLRQPAWSSKLAGYLED, via the coding sequence ATGGCTGCACGAGTAACCGAAGAAGTGACCGAGGACTGGTCAGAACAGCCACTCTTTGAAGAGGCTGCGGACGCTGCTGCAGAGGAAGAAGAGGAAACTCCTGAGGTTCCTGAGGCTGCCTTTACCGAGGATTCAGTCAGACTTTATTTGAGAGAAATCGGGCGCGTCAAAATGGTTAAGCCCGATGAAGAGATTGAATTGGCTCGCCAGATTGCCAAGGGCGACGAAAAAGCAAAGAAAAAGCTTATCCAAGCCAATCTTCGTTTGGTCATCTCAATAGCAAAGAAGTACGTCAATCGCGGACTACCTTTCCAAGACCTTATTCAGGAAGGGAATGTCGGCTTAATTCGCGCTGCTGAAAAATTCGACCACACCAAAGGTTTTAAATTCTCGACTTACGCCACCTGGTGGATTCGCCAGGCAATTAGCCGCGGTTTGGCTGATAAATCCAGAACCATCCGCGTACCTGTGCACATGGTTGAATCCATAAATAAGATGAAGAAGACAAGCGCCCGCCTGGCTCAGGAATTGGGACGCAAACCAACAGAGGCTGAGCTGTCTTCCGCCATGGATTTGCCGGTCAACAAAATCAAAGAAATCATCCAGGCAGATAGAGAACCTATCTCCATGGAAATGCCCTTAAATAGGGACGAAGAGACTTATTTAGGTGACCTCATCGAGGACAACGAATCGGCTCGCCCCGATTCGACAACAGAAGAAGAACTCATGCGGCAGGATCTCAATCGCATGCTTTCGCAATTGACTCCTCGTGAACGCGACATTATGCACTTGCGCTATGGCTTGGAAGATGGTCGCCAGAGAACTCTTGAAGAAGTCGGACGCTTATTCAACATTACTCGTGAACGCGTCAGACAAATCGAGCACAAAGCCTTTAGAAAACTGCGCCAGCCGGCCTGGTCATCCAAGCTTGCCGGATATCTCGAAGACTAG
- a CDS encoding MATE family efflux transporter, with the protein MSDSVQNTAKTTKAAPLVEGSLWRAIWIMSWPLMITTVTSSVVGAVDIQVAGILGSAAQAAVGLAEQVLFLFQVLIMSVGVGTTAIVSRAIGAGQTEEATIATAQSLALSVMLGITLVFVAIGAANFLVPLFSNGQEVVSMGRTYLTIICFLLFPFSVTALINATFRAIGDAKIPLMVMCVIAVINIVGDYITVVGNWPVPGLGIKGIALSGVIASCFGSVIALWALKRSTLKESFKHFFPLSGKQMMRVLHIGIPSTLQRISWIGGTFVLFLILARCNNPTNALASWSIGMRVESFVFMPLMALSMAVASIVGQSLGAKEIKRAFKAGWHVTNLGIGLMLCLATLLFVFARPFAETMSHDAKTIEYTIDYLRINAISEPFLSVGMVLAGALQGAGETRVPMWISIFCSWCIRLPLAAFLALGLNMGPVGIWWAMTSSVIIQAGLMAWRFQSGTWLKVRV; encoded by the coding sequence ATGTCAGATAGCGTTCAAAACACCGCCAAAACAACAAAAGCCGCGCCACTTGTGGAAGGCAGTCTCTGGCGCGCTATCTGGATTATGTCCTGGCCGCTGATGATTACAACGGTGACTAGCTCTGTTGTCGGTGCAGTCGATATACAAGTAGCCGGCATTTTAGGATCCGCTGCCCAAGCCGCTGTCGGCTTAGCCGAGCAAGTCTTGTTTCTCTTCCAAGTCCTTATTATGTCTGTAGGTGTCGGCACTACAGCCATAGTCTCAAGAGCTATTGGTGCAGGCCAAACCGAAGAAGCGACTATCGCCACAGCTCAGTCTCTAGCGCTATCCGTAATGCTTGGAATAACGCTTGTATTCGTGGCTATCGGCGCCGCCAATTTCTTAGTGCCCTTATTCAGCAATGGTCAGGAAGTTGTCTCAATGGGCCGGACGTATCTGACCATCATTTGTTTTTTGCTTTTCCCTTTCAGTGTCACCGCATTAATCAACGCCACATTTCGAGCCATCGGTGATGCCAAAATACCTTTGATGGTGATGTGCGTAATCGCGGTGATTAACATTGTCGGCGATTACATAACTGTTGTAGGCAACTGGCCGGTACCAGGTCTCGGTATAAAAGGCATAGCTTTATCCGGCGTCATTGCGTCTTGTTTCGGCAGCGTGATTGCCTTATGGGCATTGAAAAGATCAACACTCAAGGAAAGTTTCAAACACTTCTTTCCTCTTTCCGGCAAGCAAATGATGCGCGTGCTGCACATAGGCATTCCTTCGACACTGCAACGCATTAGCTGGATCGGCGGCACATTCGTCCTCTTCCTTATTCTCGCTCGCTGCAATAATCCTACTAATGCATTAGCTTCGTGGAGTATCGGTATGCGCGTGGAAAGCTTTGTTTTTATGCCGTTGATGGCATTATCGATGGCAGTAGCCTCAATCGTTGGTCAGTCACTAGGAGCCAAGGAAATCAAACGGGCTTTTAAGGCGGGATGGCATGTTACCAACTTAGGAATAGGACTTATGTTGTGTCTTGCCACATTGCTATTTGTTTTCGCCAGACCTTTTGCGGAAACCATGAGTCATGATGCCAAAACAATTGAATACACAATTGATTACCTGCGCATCAACGCGATAAGCGAGCCATTCTTATCGGTGGGCATGGTTTTAGCAGGAGCATTGCAAGGGGCTGGTGAGACTCGCGTGCCGATGTGGATTAGCATATTCTGCAGTTGGTGCATTCGCTTGCCGCTAGCGGCGTTTTTAGCACTGGGATTGAATATGGGTCCTGTAGGTATTTGGTGGGCAATGACGAGCTCTGTAATTATCCAAGCGGGATTAATGGCCTGGCGATTTCAATCAGGCACCTGGCTCAAAGTAAGAGTTTAA
- the mgtE gene encoding magnesium transporter — protein sequence MITEQTELSVETIRSLLEASDRQRLRLVLNDQHPADIAVLIAELNKEERLSCFRILDLDNASEVLAELEADISRELLHELGNRGVVPIIMRMAPDEAADLLSELPEAEATSIISQIGDDESAQDIKELMSFEEDSAGGIMSNDYLALESSMTASDALARLRETYEELDEEIYDVYVVDENDHLVGRVSVRELLTADPDIPVESIMDADVFSVNTDTDQEEAADKLSHYDVLSLPVVDKEGKLKGIITADDVLDVLEEEATEDIYESSGINVPEMETSEALTYNLPLAFRARLPWLVVTLLIETGSVLVITHFDHMIQQTVAAASFMPLLSGVTGSVATQSTCIMIRGTATGHFNWSLAWRNTWHEARVGALLGLACGFIAWSVSVIMHAGHPTALGVIVGFSLCLTMTVGVLIGTVTPMMFHRLGIDPAHASGPLITSILDVCTMTIYLSIVHICLTQLL from the coding sequence TTGATAACCGAGCAAACCGAATTGAGTGTCGAAACCATTCGTTCGTTGTTAGAAGCTTCGGACAGGCAGCGGCTTAGGCTGGTTTTGAATGATCAGCACCCAGCTGACATTGCAGTCTTAATAGCAGAATTGAACAAAGAAGAGAGACTTTCTTGTTTCCGCATACTCGACCTTGATAACGCATCTGAAGTCTTGGCCGAATTAGAAGCAGATATATCTCGCGAACTATTGCACGAATTAGGCAATAGAGGCGTTGTACCTATCATCATGCGCATGGCACCTGACGAAGCTGCCGACTTGCTGTCGGAATTGCCGGAAGCGGAAGCAACATCAATCATCAGCCAAATTGGCGATGACGAAAGCGCGCAAGACATCAAAGAGCTTATGTCTTTTGAAGAAGACTCCGCCGGCGGCATCATGTCCAACGACTATCTTGCTTTGGAAAGCTCGATGACTGCAAGTGACGCCTTGGCACGATTACGAGAAACGTACGAAGAACTAGATGAAGAAATTTACGACGTATATGTTGTCGACGAAAACGATCATCTTGTCGGTCGCGTGTCCGTACGCGAACTTTTAACAGCAGATCCGGACATTCCTGTCGAAAGCATCATGGATGCTGATGTATTTTCTGTAAATACCGACACAGACCAAGAAGAAGCTGCCGACAAATTAAGTCACTATGACGTATTGTCACTGCCCGTTGTCGACAAAGAAGGCAAACTCAAAGGTATCATCACCGCAGACGACGTCCTCGACGTTTTAGAAGAAGAAGCAACTGAGGACATTTACGAATCATCCGGTATTAACGTACCCGAGATGGAGACAAGTGAGGCTTTAACCTACAACTTGCCTCTGGCATTTCGCGCTAGGCTGCCTTGGCTTGTCGTTACCTTATTGATTGAAACAGGCTCAGTACTCGTCATCACTCACTTTGATCACATGATTCAACAAACAGTAGCAGCCGCCTCTTTCATGCCACTGCTATCAGGTGTAACCGGTTCAGTTGCCACTCAAAGTACTTGCATCATGATTCGCGGAACGGCAACAGGGCATTTCAACTGGAGCTTAGCCTGGCGAAACACTTGGCACGAAGCCCGTGTGGGTGCGCTTTTAGGCTTAGCTTGCGGATTTATTGCCTGGTCGGTAAGTGTAATTATGCATGCCGGTCATCCAACGGCACTGGGCGTCATAGTCGGTTTTTCGTTGTGCCTAACGATGACAGTTGGCGTGTTAATAGGCACAGTAACGCCGATGATGTTTCACCGCTTAGGCATTGACCCGGCGCATGCATCCGGTCCTCTTATAACCAGTATTCTCGACGTTTGCACAATGACTATTTATTTGAGCATCGTGCACATTTGTCTAACTCAACTCCTCTAA